Proteins encoded within one genomic window of Calypte anna isolate BGI_N300 chromosome 25, bCalAnn1_v1.p, whole genome shotgun sequence:
- the LOC115599650 gene encoding claw keratin-like, which produces MVQSLSPDGRASLCGVAVPQPVAESCNEPCVRQCPDSKVVIYPPPVVVTFPGPILSTFPQQSVVGSAGAPEVGSGFSGALAPGSSNVFGGARWQRGYPTGSCRPC; this is translated from the coding sequence ATGGTGCAGTCTTTAAGCCCTGATGGCAGAGCCTCTTTGTGTGGGGTGGCTGTGCCCCAGCCCGTTGCTGAGAGCTGCAACGAGCCCTGTGTTCGACAGTGTCCTGACTCCAAGGTGGTGATCTACCCTCCCCCAGTGGTTGTGACCTTCCCTGGGCCCATCCTCAGCACCTTTCCCCAGCAGAGCGTCGTGGGATCTGCAGGAGCCCCTGAAGTTGGAAGTGGCTTTAGTGGTGCCCTTGCTCCTGGGAGCTCAAATGTTTTTGGTGGTGCCAGATGGCAACGGGGGTACCCAACTGGAAGCTGCAGACCCTGCTAA